The DNA sequence TTTCTATgtgtaaagttcaaaataaaaaagaagcaaaagaaacGGGGCAttgaaaaccaattaatgagggcgTTAAAAACCCTCGCGCATTCCTAAGGCAAAAACACTAaatgcaaaagcgcgcgctttcagaAGAAACGAAACAGAAACGCTCCGCATTCAAAAAGGAACTCTACGAAGACAagatcgacaaaatgctcgagttcggcttcacccaaGAAagttcgaagtcctaaaactaagactcgacctccaaGCAAAAGccaagctcgagcaggggcactgttcataccctgggtcaaggtgtccgacccgggatgttttacaaacaaagcgaccgacctcttcaagtcaggacaatccgacctcttctcagagaGCTCGGCCCAATCATCAGGaagagcccaaaaagggcccaacagaggaacacaacccaaatcctaaggcagtccaagcctatagagataagggcggttcccttgaagataagatgacctcactcaaagataagatagctatcttatctccagaaaggtcactccataccattataaatacactggagcatccaggtataactcatactctgattatactcaatacctgcttaatacccttgctaacttaagcatcggagtcccttgcaggtactcccaccctccggggacgaaggaatcAGTATCACCATCAAGCTCAACAAATCGGATACAACCGTTCCGACCAgcgcagaagatctcgtccgatatcgacctatagtttcaggtaaccctcggaacacataTAATTCTGTTATTAGTGCTCTGCTTGAACCTATAGTGAAAAAGAACTCCTAGGTACTGTCCAAGATCATTTGTTCTCTAGAACTATAAGACTTCGCTAATTTTCTATCTCATATGATACCCCACATTATTAGAGAAGAAGACTCTAGTTTTCTCATTGTTGACTTTTTTACTCGAActacacaaaaaagctccaaGAACTCTTTCAATAATCTGAGCATGCTCCAAACTGGCTTTAACAAAGAGTATCAAATCATTTGTGAAGTAGGATGAGAGATATCGAGGCCACCTTTATTGAGTCTGATAGGTTTTCAGTACCCAAGACTGACCACTTCCGAAATAAGCTGAGTGAGACGCACCATCCATAAGACAAAGATATACAAAGAAATAGGATCTTCTTGACGAATTCTCCTAGACGAAGTAAATTCATACAAAGCCTCCCCATTCTAAAGCACATTCATCTTGGCTGAGGAAATACACGTACAGATGAGATTAGCGATGCAAAAGGGAATGCTAATGTCCTCGAGGGTGTTCttgataaaaatatattcaatCTATCATACACTTTTTCTAAATCGATCTTGATAGCCATCCATTCTTTAACCCCTTTTTTATTTCACATAGAGTGAATAACCTCCTGAGTGATGATAATAGGGTTAAGaatgattttggtccccaacgtagagGCCGAAAATCGATTTCGTCATCGgccttttttcgctacaaaatggtctccaaggtttcagtttgttttaaaatcatccttcggacgaaaatacccttcaccccaaaatcaaccaaactcaACAGAAGTAGAACAGAAGCCTACGCCAAACtagaacccaccaccaccaccaccagtatcatcatagtcatcatcatcatcatcagaacttCTCCCAAAATCAACCAGAAGTCCAAGCTAAACAAGaacctaccaccaccaccaccaccattatcatcatggtcatcatcaattcatcatcatcatcatcaaaagaacaacaaatctcaaaacaaaacccatcaccaccaccagtcaccaccatcatcatcaacacCAGAACCTACGACCACCCCCACCTCAGAAAATTAaaactcagaactcagaaaatCAGAACTcgaaaaatcagaactcaaaaaATTAGAACAATCAAAACTCAGAAccataaacaaaattcaaaactaaaattcttcctcttttattcttgctctgcttcttcatcttcttcagattaTGCTctgcttcttcatcttcttcagattcTTTAGATTGTGAAAAACAgaccaaaatatttaaaaaattcaagcAACATGCACtttgaacaataatcaacaaattcagcagCAACAATATTCCAAATTCAAGCCAAATCAAAAGAAGAGATTTATTAACAGAGCATGACATTCAGATATTCCACAGCAAATTCATAACAAATTCCATAACAATTTCAGATATTCcacaacaaattcaaaatcaccaaacaaaaaattcagatattccacaacaaattttacaaaaaatccAATTCAGCGATGATGGGCGGTGAGGGTCATGGAGCAGCGGCAAGAACGCGAGTAGCAGTGCGGGCGGCGAGGACTGAACGACGAGAAGCAGGAGCGGCGGTGACGACAGCAAGGAGCAGCGACGGTGGTCCTTAGCTTTCTCCCTTCcgatctctctcttctcccttaGCTTTCTCCTCTCATGCTCTCTATTTCCCCTTCCGATCACAACCGGCGGTACAGCGGTTCGGCATGGAGCAGATTGTATGGGACCGTTAGAGGGCTACCTTTCGTTGAGAAATTCCCTACATAGTATCTGCACCTTCTTCTATCAAGACATTAAAACGAGATCCTCCTTTGAAGTCCTGATTCTTGTTTCCCTTATTTCTTTATCCATTATTATGAGAATATTTTGGGGTAGCTATGTTTTTATTGTCCgtattatatcttttatttttctttcttattggTCACCTTACCATCATCTATGGACCAAAATCAAGAAGATCCTGATTAGCGCATTTATCCTCTTGATTCTCGAGCTTCCCTTGATTAGCAAGAGCTCTAGAAATGGTGCTCTTGTTGTATCTCACCTTCGCCAATCGACATAGCTGCAACTCCAGTCGTCGGATGAGTCTCCACACTCACAGTAATTTCACTGTATTAATCACTTCGATGTCCATATTTTccataactaaaaaataaaatggaGGTCTTCATACTCAATATTGAGAATACTtccatgaaaaataattttattagtttataatAGATTTACTTATTAGCATATATGGTTAATGTGagtcaacaaaaaaaatatatatatggttaatgtgaaatttaatttttcaattttaaaataggTATCTTCTTTTAtgtttgaaaaattaataaaatccttAATCTAGAAACATAAatctttatattaaatatattatagtaatagtacaaaaaaatttacaaaattatcTAATCGAATTGAtacgtttaatttttttaaatgataaatttaaataaataattgtttttaCTAATATGTACAAAACTTTTTTGTTCATGACAAATTTTGAATATAAACGTTCTTATATGTATACTGAAAAATTAATCCGGGGattaaatttaaacaattaaaccCACTTGTAACTTAAAAAAATGATTGATTACAGATTTAAGAGTAATTGCTGTCTGACTAAATTAATTTCGAAACAATTTGTGGTTTTTTTTAATCAGAAATTGGGGTTTCCCTGTTGTCTATATATTTACGGAAGGATCATATTCAGTGTGTTTTCGTGGACCGTGTTATCTTTCACCAATCACAacttttcatttttcaatttACATCTTCGTTCTCTgttttcctcctttttttttctccGAAAGccctttcttttcttccttgattACATCCACGCGGTCATGGAGGAAGTTAACGGTATTATTCTCGCTTTAACTCCCATTTCTGGTTCCTGATTTTATTCCAAGCACAATTTCTTGAGCTTCCCTGATTTCAAGTTTCAATTTTTCTGGGCAATTCTGTGATTCTGGATTTTTCCACGCTTACCCTTTTCATCGGTTTGTATGATCCTGTAATTTTAAAGTACTGGGTCTGATGAACATGGAAAAAGTTCGTTGCTTTTTCTTTGTATTGTTCTGTAGAGCATTATTGCCaattgtttgttttgtttgtctTATTTGCAAACTGTGGACCCCTTATTGTATTTGGATGTGATCGATTAAAGTATATAATAgagttattataaaaaataggAACTTGCAGAGGAATGGTTTTGCTTTCTGTTAATTTGTGTTTGTGTTCTTGATTGTTTCAGTTGTAGAAACTAAGGATGGAACTGTTTCAGTAGCTTCTGCATTTGCTGGTCACCAAGAAGGTAATGCTTCTTCACAGTTCAGCTATCTTAATGTACAGGGTTGACTTCTTGATTCATTGAGACAATTAGGTCCTATCTATCATCTCTATTTGTAATGTGTTTTTCATTTCATTCGGTAACCGTTTATAAACTTGAATTTATGATCTATAATAGTCACTTTGTGAATTTGATACATTGGTAATTGAATATATATTGATACAATTTATATTAAGATTTCTTACACTTGAGTTTTGAATGTATCAAATTTCTAAATTAATTGATAGTTTGAGATGGAGGGAGTACTTATTTGGCTTGAGTAATCAAATTATATGTCCATTGTTTCAAAAGCTACATACATGTGGGGTttgattttggaaaagaaaaGGCATTGATTTGAATGTTTTGTTCGTTGCTTTCGGTTAATTAGCTGTGCAGGATAGGGACCATAAATTTCTAAGAAAAGCAGTTGAAGAAGCATACAAAGGAGTAGATTCTGGACATGGAGGTCCTTTTGGTGCTGTTATAGTTTGCAATGATGAAGTAGTAGCTAGTTGTCACAACATGGTTCTTAGTCATACGGACCCTACCGCACATGCAGAAGTTACAGCAATAAGGGAGGTAAGATTAAATCCAAATGATTTCCTCATACAGTATGAAAATTGCATAATTTGCTAAACATATCTAACACAATGGTTATCTGGCGTTGGCACCATTATCCAATGTTTTCAGCAAATACAAAGTAGCTAGatgcctagatctctatttgaaTTTTAGTACGTAAACGATGACACTGATGAATGTGCTGCAACATTGTCGAGAACGCGGCATTCTTTCCACAATTTACATGTTGTTGCACTTTGGTTTGGAAAAATTCTTAGTTCTTCGGTATATAGAAAAATGTTTGTAGTTTTGTTCCGTTGAACAATAGGTTAATGAGTAGACACTAGACAGAAATTCAATACCTGCCATCTCACTCAAGATATCGGAATGGATAGTTGATACTTGATAACCTTTTACATGTTGAGAAAAGAGACTAAAATCTGGTTTGATTAGTCTGTGTACATCTTTCTTTCAATGGTTTAGATGtggcaaatttttttttgtaattaatgtCAACATAAAAATTGATAAATGCTTTTGCTTTCAGTTGAATTGATTAGTGCATTGCTTTCATTTTACAGGCTTGTAAGAAGCTTAAGAAGATAGAACTGTCAGATTGTGAAATATATGCTTCTTGTGAACCTTGCCCCATGTGCTTCGGTGCAATCCACCTTTCTCGAATTAAGGTTGGCAACTTGGCGTGACAtgcttttcctcttttttttcttcttttctatatgCAGTCCTATCTTGTTTAGATCCTAATGTAGTATTCTTTTTCCAAGCAGAGGTTGGTTTATGGAGCGAAGGCCGAAGCAGCAATCGCTATTGGGTTTGATGACTTTATCGCAGATGCATTGCGAGGTACCGGATTCTATCAGAAAGCACAGCTGGAGATCAAAAGAGCTGATGGCAACGAGGCCATGATCGCGGAAGAGGTGTTCGAGAAAACGAAGGAAAAGTTCCGAATGTATTAGATCTTTTTAATTCATTTCATCACATCTGATTGAAAATTGGCCATTCCGGATTGATTGGCTTCATTTAAATTATGGAAATTGTTGATAAATAGATTGGTTTCATTTGGGATGTAACAATTTACAAGCTAGGATTGGGATTGTTTCTGTTGTACTACTAATCTTCACACAGGAAGATATATCAAATGCATTTCTTTACTTCTTTGCCATCTCCATTACCACTGATATTGAAACTTGAAATGTAAGGCTACATTTTCTTTTAGTTCCTTATGATTTTCGTGACCAGTGATTTTCATAATGTGGTTTACTATTCGAGTATTTGCTAGCTGGATTGAAGAATATGCTACTGTTACACTCTTCACTCAGACATTTGGAACCGTTTTGCTTCTTGTTTTTGGTTATGGGGCAAAACTATTAATGGGCCTAACATGTTTTGAACAGATAGCATTCATGGTAAGCTACATAACCCTTAAATGGAGGTCCAAGTCTTCTACTTCATAAAAATGAGACGTGATCTTTTTTCTGGTTGGGTAGACTAAAAGTTTTGTGATTTTGTTCTTGGCTTTTAAAAGTGTGTTTTGGAAATTTTCCTAGTTACTCTAGTTTGATCACTGCAAACTCCAACACAAATGGGCGTGGATTCATGCAAAATTTTCACAAGACTAAACCATATTCATATCTCACTATAAAGTAAAGAAGGAAACCTAAATATGATTTgtgacaaaataataataataataataaaagatgatATACGACCAAGTCAAATAACTTTTTCCCATGAAGttattcttttcttaaaaaaaaaaaaaggaataagcTGAGATTGTAAAATTCAGAAAGTAAGTACAATGTTGTTAGAATATATTATGATCAATTAGCattcattagaattatttagtatatctgaatatttattataaaatattagatctttattattacgattctcttaatacttataaatacctttttatattgtatcatttcaaACAACTTGAAtatactcaataatacacaaatcttttctccagtttagtctctGTATCTAACAAATGTAATTACAAAAATAATGTATGTatattagaaattaattattaaatcagttGTTATGTAACCAATTTGGGTTAGTCGAGTGACGACGAATTAGTCTTTTGGCCTTAATTGATTTTTTGTATATATCGAAGATATATAGATGAAATTGAGGAGTGTTTGCTCCATCTCTTTCCTCCTAATCTCCTATTATTTGTTTTAACGATCATTTCTCCATTTTTTATTGTGATTCATAGCATATATGCCTAACACCAGCACACCAATTTGTTTTCCCATTGGCATTTTCAAATAATGTTGCTGATATcgatttgaattattattatagGGGGTATGTATTTTGCGTTTGATAATGTGATTTGCGGCTATACAAATTATTTACTTGTCAAGTCAACGCAATGGAGAAAACGCGAAACCAAACTAGATGACATCAAAATCAAACACACACATgaacagaggaagaagaaggagaagaagaatgagTCAATGAAACAAAGGAATGGTTTAGTGTGAAGGAGGGCAGCGCCGATATCCTTTACCAGATTCTAATTTCTATCTCTTCATTGCATTGGATTGGATTGCATGCACACATAGACATTGAAGTAAGTCCAAGTTAAAGGGTTAGTTTTTTATTTGATGTCATAATCAAAAGTAAACGTAAGTCTTTTGAAAAATAAGGCAATGCCGCATGCTACAAGTAAATGGCTATTTGCATTATGGTCCTCTCTAGTTGAAAGTTGCAACTTTGGACCATCATTTTGATTTTCTGCTTTCTTTCATTGTCTCTTAGCTTTAATTCCCTCTCGAAGACGACACGacacacttctttttcttttctttttctcctccacTACATTACATAACAGTGCCGTTAACAAAGGGAGACTCCATAACTTCTACTATATATTCCTAAGTAAGTATCAACAAGCTAAGGTTTAACACATACATAgtatcaaatacaaaaataatatttaacccTTGGAAACATATAATTGTTATTTAAAAAGACACACATATACAGTGATAGTAATACAACCTACTGTACTAATTTGATTAGTCGACTAATCGCTTCACTTGTTTATCCCTTCActtgtttatttaaataaatgttagGGATTCGAATTCACAACCTACTCTTAAACTAGAAGCCTAAGTATTTTTTAGccaataacattaattaaaatttgattccAAAGAGTATCattgagaatatatatataactttaagTTAAGAAATGTAGGGTGTTCACGTATCAGATCTCATCTGTATATTTGCGGTATTTATTCGAATTCGATTCGAAAATTGCAGATATTGATCTGATCCGTAAGGTTATTGGATCGGATTATCGATTTTACGTAAGTCCGCATATCCGCGGATCtgcaaaaatagataaataaataagtaaatatttttattatattttattttaactaataattatcatatatgttgtattattttatttttatttttattatttaaaaaaaatatgtttaataatattttaagagtaaacatgtttaaaagagtaaaaaaatagtattttattgatattttttaaataaaaataaacttattaaaatatttatatattttgtaaatataTTCGAAATCCGATATGATCCGTAAATGtgtgaatcaaatcaaatcagatcTAATCTTAAAAATTGCGATATTAAATCCGATTCGATctaataattttaatacaaaCAGATCGAGATTTTGATcatatccaatttaattcaaccGTGTTCAGCCTGAAAAAATGCTTAAAGCTATATATAGTCATAAAGACCTTCGTCTGCCAATAAGAACAACCAAGATAAAAAAAAGGTTCACTCTCCAATTAGAGACTTCGAATTCCATCAATCATAGTCTAtagatatctaaacataaaagAAGCTAATAAGTAAGATCCCAATTAAATAATCTGATTCAGCAGTTCGAACTAGGTATTATAAAGTAGAAATTTCTCAACAAAAATTcttttccattattctcaatctataataagaatttaatgaatatGTTTGGAGAActtgaaaataatataaaaatatgatggTCCAAATGTTGATCAAATAATTAATGCGGGAGAGACGCGCAAAGAATAATTGTCCAAGTCTTCTTGTAGgacctcatcatcatcataaatATATTAATCTTTGGATAAATTCCTTCAAAATATCACATCAATGCAACTATTATTATATATGCTTCTGGATGAAGTgtatgttaaaattattttatgaggGAGTATAAGAAACTAATAGAGTATCTATATAATGTGTATAATAGGAGTTTAGAGATGTTGGATTGAATAGGATATtagatgtttattattttttaatatttggaTAGTATAAATGTATTATGTTtgaaaaattagtagtattttattttgtatgttcatttttaactcatattaaactaaataaataacctattgtatatattgtataAATACTCCATTGACTTcctaatagaattttttttttatatctatattgAGTATTATACAGcctctttttttaatatataggttaatttttttttcgaactCGTAATCTTTTAGATGAACACGTAAGTACATAGGTTAATTAATTGGCTTGCTTTGAATAAGAATattctttaacctaattaattatTACCGTGTATCAATCATAAATTTGAAGGCAAATTTGGAGTCTTTCAGATTTCCTTTTCCTtgaaataagaaaataagaatGCTATATACGTGTTGGTAGTTTTAAATAATCCTTTTAGTAATGCTAAAAGtcaaaacttttaaatttaatatcagttaaaattttaaaaattatttttatatcttaaattttaatcttttaattctaaactctaaattataaattttaaaataaaactagtTAATGttggttaattaaaaattaattttttatattttttaaattgtttatccttataaaatatttgttttttggttttggttcgataatatttaaaacttaaaaagacTTTCGTTTTAATCATATCGTTAATTTACTCCGTTAAATATTGTCATTATGACatgttaaatattaatataacatGATTTGTTATATTAACACTTATTTCAGTTAATTTGTTACATTTTCATTCACCTTAGCCCATTAATGGCACAACTAATAATAAAgattaaaactaatatttttttaaattttaaagcacCAAAACAAAAGTATCAAGAGTGAAGTTATAGTAAATAATCaaatttgtctttcaattttttttcaaaaattttaagttaattacATTAGTCCTTTAATCCATTGCTGATGAATTAGAGTTTGTTGATATGACATGTTAAGTGACACTACATCACATATTTCacaattttaattagttattaagtGTTAacgtaataaatttataaaattagattaaatcaattctaaattgagatattttaatgtattaatgttcctcttaatttaaaattgatttgatttaattacataaaataatCATATTAGCATTAATTAGAAATGTTAGGTGTGTATCGTAATTAGTTTAGTGTCATTTAATGTGTTACATCAACAAATTATAATCTTATTAGTAATGAAAGggacaaaaaaaactaatttaaactaatttaaaatttttaaaggacaagttttattaaaaaaaataaaaatcaatttaaaagataaataatttaaaaaaagaccatttattcaataaaattattatattagtgCATAATTTTTCCTAGGAAGTTTCAAGCTAAGGTTCCTTCCTAGCTaccaaataaaatatcaaaataaaacagTTGGTAGTTTGTCTTTCCTGATTATGCCTATTTATGCATTGCATACACATTGACCACGACATGAATGGATCTTGACTCTCTTGTCATAATAACCCAAAATCCTTGTCGGAAAATTAATATGTATGTCCCTTCcacttttatttctctctttcgttcttcaaaatcttttccacCTTTTTAACTGCATCTTTTAGAATattgatagttttttttttgggcGTTACCGTACGTTctcatattattattaaaattaccacaaaaggaaaagaaaattaggGTGTTCGCGATGCGGGTTCggttttaagaaaaaaaagtcaTTCAATCCGAACACTTATTTATGTGCGGTGCGATTTGGATTGGATGAACTTTTTTTGTAAATCCGATTcgattacaagcggtttggatcggtttggatttacgattttttaaataaaaatattaaatacatataacaagtctcaacatcacattttaaataaccaacaatgacataacaagtcttaataatatcttaaaaagtcaacaataacataacaatagaaataaaagtataggttaattaa is a window from the Arachis hypogaea cultivar Tifrunner chromosome 1, arahy.Tifrunner.gnm2.J5K5, whole genome shotgun sequence genome containing:
- the LOC112707174 gene encoding guanosine deaminase, with translation MEEVNVVETKDGTVSVASAFAGHQEAVQDRDHKFLRKAVEEAYKGVDSGHGGPFGAVIVCNDEVVASCHNMVLSHTDPTAHAEVTAIREACKKLKKIELSDCEIYASCEPCPMCFGAIHLSRIKRLVYGAKAEAAIAIGFDDFIADALRGTGFYQKAQLEIKRADGNEAMIAEEVFEKTKEKFRMY